A genomic window from Rhizobiaceae bacterium includes:
- a CDS encoding FAD-binding oxidoreductase: MIPHLRPVPAPSSGTVAFLSELQLRGFEGRVSDRGADRQVLSTDNSIYQIRPEAVVFPRSRDDLVRIARLLGDPRFPDIRLYPRGGGTGTNGQSLGDGIVVDLSRYMNRILEIDAERRLVRVEAGVVKDQLNAALAPHGLFFAPELSTSSRATIGGMISTDACGQGSCIYGKTRDHVRELTTVLGDGTVWSSHPLDDDALRKVRSRTDLVGEIHRTLDDLQRENAAAIARQFPVLNRSLTGYDIAHLRDRDGRFDLNAVLCGSEGTLGLIAEATLSVLPVPGHSAIVNIRYDDFDKALRDAGHLISLGAASIETIDSHVLELARHDIIWSDVRAYFPDDSAGPAKGINLVEVLAESAEELEARIAPIVGELDGARAGAGRRGFTVARGDAGRIWAMRKKAVGLLGALPGKARPTPFVEDTAVPPERLADYIAEFRALLDRRGLSYGMFGHVDAGVLHVRPALDMTDPTHRKMIRTITEEVVDLTVKYGGVLWGEHGKGVRSEFSPRFFGSLYPLLQRVKQVFDPHARFNPGKIAAAGEAALIRIDEVPMRGGADSVIPLHVRARFESALHCNGNGACYDYNFDEAMCPSWKSRRERRHSPKGRAQLMREWLRLLAEEGFDPTAPRPRLKGSLGRIVRSLRHRPDFSHEVKEAMDGCLACKSCVGQCPVKVDIPALRSRFLHLYHTRYLRHPRDHLVAGIEALLPLAARMPRLANAFLRSPLGSVAMRAVGLTATPLLSPQDFGAGCARLGVETASVAALDALDAGEKARSVVLVQDAFTRHYDAQLVLDVLAFLQGLGFRPWLAPLLPNGKPCHVHGFLDRFERVAAKSAAQLRGLAGTGVDLIGIDPSMTLTYRSEYVAALGAGNAPKVHLVQEWLLRRMAGRTAAVPEPQDFLLLPHCTERTTAPDAMRDWQKLFALFGHKLTILPSGCCGMAGTYGHLAEQRANSEEIYALSWARHVKLHHGSGRLLTDGYSCRSQAKLIDGIRLAHPLQALVRAV; the protein is encoded by the coding sequence ATGATCCCTCACCTCAGGCCGGTTCCGGCCCCGTCGTCCGGCACCGTCGCCTTCCTGTCCGAGCTTCAGCTTCGCGGGTTCGAGGGCCGTGTGTCGGATCGCGGCGCCGACCGGCAGGTGCTGTCGACCGACAACTCGATCTATCAGATACGCCCCGAGGCGGTGGTGTTTCCACGCTCGCGCGACGACCTCGTGCGCATCGCCCGGCTGCTCGGCGATCCGCGTTTCCCGGACATCCGGCTCTATCCGCGCGGCGGCGGCACGGGAACGAACGGGCAATCGCTCGGCGACGGCATTGTGGTCGACCTGTCGCGCTACATGAACCGCATCCTGGAGATCGACGCTGAACGCCGCCTCGTGCGCGTCGAGGCAGGCGTGGTCAAGGATCAACTCAACGCGGCGCTTGCGCCGCACGGCCTGTTCTTCGCGCCGGAGCTTTCGACATCCAGCCGCGCCACCATCGGCGGGATGATCTCAACCGATGCGTGCGGGCAGGGGTCCTGCATCTACGGCAAGACGCGCGACCATGTGCGCGAACTCACCACCGTGCTTGGCGACGGCACGGTCTGGAGCTCGCATCCGCTTGATGACGACGCCTTGCGCAAGGTGCGCTCCCGCACCGACCTCGTGGGCGAAATCCACCGCACGCTCGATGATCTCCAGCGCGAGAACGCCGCCGCAATCGCCCGGCAGTTTCCCGTCCTCAACCGCTCGCTGACCGGCTACGACATCGCCCATCTGCGCGACCGCGACGGCCGGTTCGACCTGAACGCGGTGCTGTGCGGCTCCGAGGGAACGCTCGGGCTGATCGCCGAGGCGACGCTTTCCGTGCTCCCCGTTCCGGGCCACAGCGCAATCGTGAACATACGCTACGACGATTTCGACAAGGCGCTTCGCGACGCAGGGCATCTCATCTCGTTGGGTGCTGCTTCCATCGAAACCATTGATTCCCACGTGCTGGAACTTGCCCGGCATGACATCATCTGGAGCGATGTGCGCGCCTATTTCCCGGACGACAGCGCCGGTCCCGCAAAGGGCATCAACCTGGTTGAGGTGCTGGCGGAGAGCGCGGAAGAGCTTGAGGCGCGCATCGCGCCCATCGTCGGCGAGCTTGACGGGGCGCGGGCCGGGGCCGGTCGCCGGGGCTTCACCGTCGCGCGGGGCGATGCGGGCCGGATCTGGGCGATGCGCAAGAAGGCCGTCGGCCTGCTCGGCGCGCTGCCGGGCAAGGCGAGGCCGACCCCCTTCGTGGAGGACACGGCGGTGCCGCCGGAACGGCTGGCCGATTACATCGCCGAGTTCCGCGCGCTTCTGGACAGGCGCGGCCTGTCCTACGGCATGTTCGGGCATGTGGATGCGGGTGTGCTGCATGTCAGGCCAGCGCTCGACATGACCGATCCGACGCACCGCAAGATGATACGCACGATCACCGAGGAGGTGGTCGACCTCACGGTGAAATATGGCGGCGTGCTCTGGGGCGAGCACGGCAAGGGCGTTCGCTCGGAGTTCTCGCCGCGCTTCTTCGGATCGCTTTATCCGCTGCTCCAGCGGGTCAAGCAGGTTTTCGATCCGCATGCCCGGTTCAACCCCGGCAAGATCGCCGCTGCGGGCGAGGCCGCCCTCATCAGGATCGACGAGGTGCCCATGAGGGGCGGCGCGGACAGCGTGATCCCGCTGCATGTGCGCGCCCGCTTTGAAAGCGCGCTCCACTGCAACGGCAACGGCGCCTGCTATGACTACAATTTCGACGAAGCGATGTGCCCGTCATGGAAGAGCAGGCGAGAACGCCGCCACTCTCCGAAGGGACGCGCCCAGCTCATGCGCGAATGGCTGCGCCTGCTGGCGGAGGAGGGCTTCGACCCCACCGCGCCACGCCCGCGCCTCAAAGGTTCGCTGGGCAGGATCGTGCGCAGCCTTCGGCACAGGCCGGATTTTTCCCACGAGGTGAAGGAAGCCATGGACGGCTGTCTCGCCTGCAAGTCATGCGTCGGGCAATGTCCCGTCAAGGTCGACATTCCGGCGCTGCGCTCGCGTTTTCTCCACCTCTACCACACGCGCTACCTGCGGCATCCGCGCGACCATCTGGTCGCCGGCATCGAGGCCCTGCTGCCGCTGGCGGCGCGCATGCCGAGGCTCGCCAATGCCTTCCTGCGTTCCCCGCTCGGCTCGGTCGCCATGCGCGCCGTCGGCCTGACCGCGACGCCGCTCCTGTCGCCACAGGATTTCGGCGCGGGCTGCGCGAGGCTCGGCGTCGAAACGGCAAGCGTGGCGGCTCTCGATGCGCTCGATGCGGGAGAAAAGGCGCGCAGCGTCGTTCTGGTTCAGGACGCATTCACGCGCCATTATGACGCTCAGCTCGTCCTCGACGTGCTGGCGTTCCTGCAAGGGCTGGGCTTCAGGCCGTGGCTTGCGCCGCTCCTGCCCAACGGCAAGCCCTGTCATGTGCACGGCTTCCTCGACAGGTTCGAGCGCGTGGCGGCCAAAAGCGCGGCCCAACTGCGCGGGCTGGCCGGCACGGGCGTCGATCTCATCGGCATCGATCCCTCCATGACGCTGACCTACAGGTCCGAATATGTGGCGGCGCTTGGCGCGGGCAATGCGCCGAAGGTCCACCTTGTACAGGAATGGCTGCTGCGGCGCATGGCCGGCAGAACCGCTGCGGTCCCCGAGCCGCAGGATTTCCTGCTGCTGCCGCACTGCACGGAGCGGACGACCGCACCCGATGCGATGCGCGACTGGCAAAAGCTCTTCGCCCTGTTCGGCCATAAGCTGACCATCCTGCCGTCCGGCTGCTGCGGCATGGCGGGCACCTACGGCCATCTGGCGGAACAGCGTGCCAATTCGGAAGAGATCTACGCGCTGAGCTGGGCGAGGCACGTCAAGCTGCACCACGGCTCCGGTCGCCTTCTGACCGACGGCTATTCGTGCCGCTCTCAGGCGAAGCTTATCGACGGCATACGGCTCGCCCATCCGCTCCAGGCACTGGTGCGAGCGGTCTAA
- a CDS encoding LysR family transcriptional regulator: MKFRLRQMEVFRAVMLTGSISGAAKMLFVSQPAVSRIVSHTESSLGLSLFTRKGGKLIPTIEAERLYAEVDDFYRAALQVDEFARNLAQGTPSALSIVGSPSLSRAVLVPAIQKFCELYPKVEIEYHTVLLNAMPNEVLSNRVDVAVSVLPLEHPNVVSRPFTSGRMICILPTGHPLLGKRTISVADLSSEPLVLHHPKIAFGRLVESMFREQNLPIIRRATVLQTEAACALVEAGVGIAIVDPYTPWGNTWRIEKRPLEQEIPLRPCIGYSIFENPNRNAQRFMNIIKSLSNEMSWAASVP, encoded by the coding sequence TTGAAATTCAGACTACGTCAGATGGAAGTGTTTCGCGCGGTCATGCTCACCGGCTCGATCAGCGGAGCGGCCAAGATGCTCTTCGTCTCCCAGCCGGCCGTGAGCCGCATCGTGTCACACACCGAATCGAGTCTTGGCCTTTCGCTGTTCACCCGCAAGGGCGGCAAGCTCATTCCCACCATCGAGGCGGAACGCCTCTATGCCGAGGTCGACGACTTCTATCGCGCCGCGCTTCAGGTCGACGAGTTCGCCCGCAATCTGGCGCAAGGCACCCCCAGCGCACTCAGCATCGTGGGAAGCCCGAGCCTCAGCCGCGCGGTGCTGGTGCCGGCGATCCAGAAGTTCTGCGAACTCTACCCCAAGGTCGAGATCGAGTATCACACGGTCCTGCTCAATGCGATGCCCAACGAGGTGCTGAGCAACCGCGTGGACGTGGCCGTGTCGGTGCTGCCGCTGGAGCATCCCAACGTCGTTTCGCGGCCCTTCACCAGTGGCCGCATGATCTGCATCCTGCCGACGGGACATCCGCTGCTTGGCAAGCGCACGATCAGCGTGGCCGACCTGTCCAGTGAGCCGCTGGTGCTGCATCATCCCAAGATTGCTTTCGGGCGGCTGGTGGAAAGCATGTTCCGCGAACAGAACCTCCCGATCATTCGCAGGGCCACCGTGCTCCAGACCGAAGCCGCGTGCGCATTGGTCGAGGCCGGGGTGGGCATTGCCATCGTCGATCCCTACACGCCGTGGGGAAACACGTGGCGCATCGAGAAGCGTCCGCTGGAGCAGGAAATTCCGCTGCGCCCCTGCATCGGCTATTCCATATTCGAGAATCCGAACCGCAACGCGCAACGGTTCATGAACATCATCAAGTCGCTGAGCAATGAAATGAGCTGGGCCGCCTCCGTGCCTTAG
- a CDS encoding NAD(P)-dependent oxidoreductase: MAGSIGLIGLGNIGGHFGTRLLAAGYDLVVFDRDPEAMNRLVAKGAVAAKSAASLASTVETVLLCLPMPAIVLAVASEVAEGTKVTTVVDLSTTGPTVTKEMAALLDAKNISFVGAPVSGGTVAAEKGTLSIMPSGPEETFRKVEPVLKVIGKNIFYMGEDASLGQTMKIINNTLYATSMVASCEALVYGVKAGLDASMMLDVLNASSGRSFATLERIPQCVLDRGFPVRFTTELLHKDIKMCLDEAEKIGATMVVSPAARQFLAFAISQGDGQQDNVFPIRHFEQWAGVQFGKAPDKQAG, from the coding sequence ATGGCCGGGAGTATCGGGCTGATTGGTCTCGGAAATATTGGCGGCCATTTCGGCACGCGACTGCTGGCGGCGGGGTACGATCTCGTCGTCTTCGACCGCGACCCCGAGGCGATGAACCGCCTCGTCGCGAAGGGAGCCGTCGCGGCCAAAAGCGCCGCCTCGCTTGCCTCGACCGTGGAGACCGTTCTTCTGTGCCTGCCGATGCCCGCCATCGTCCTGGCAGTCGCATCCGAAGTGGCCGAGGGCACGAAGGTCACGACCGTGGTCGATCTTTCGACGACCGGCCCGACCGTAACAAAGGAAATGGCCGCGCTGCTCGATGCGAAAAACATCTCCTTCGTGGGCGCGCCGGTCAGCGGCGGTACGGTCGCGGCTGAAAAAGGCACGCTTTCCATCATGCCGTCCGGGCCTGAGGAAACATTCCGCAAGGTCGAGCCGGTCCTCAAGGTGATCGGCAAGAACATCTTCTACATGGGCGAGGACGCGTCGCTCGGCCAGACCATGAAGATCATCAACAACACGCTCTACGCAACGAGCATGGTCGCAAGCTGCGAAGCGCTCGTCTACGGCGTCAAGGCGGGGCTCGACGCGTCTATGATGCTGGATGTTCTGAATGCTTCGAGCGGTCGTTCCTTCGCCACGCTGGAGCGTATCCCGCAATGCGTGCTCGACCGTGGCTTCCCGGTGCGCTTCACCACCGAACTCCTGCACAAGGATATCAAGATGTGCCTCGACGAGGCGGAGAAGATCGGCGCGACCATGGTGGTCAGCCCGGCTGCGCGCCAGTTTCTCGCATTCGCGATTTCGCAGGGCGACGGCCAGCAGGACAATGTCTTTCCGATCCGGCATTTCGAGCAGTGGGCGGGCGTGCAGTTCGGCAAGGCGCCGGACAAGCAGGCCGGCTGA